A genomic window from Microbacterium sp. ET2 includes:
- a CDS encoding carbohydrate ABC transporter permease, translating into MSVTPVERPKTRRASGKLVERRSDPRRVGGRIPLNIVLALLMIYFLIPFWWLIVNSSKDAASLFGGGSALWFGDNIDYVQNFTDLFTYSGGIYARWLGNSALYALAGGIGATVLAVLAGYGFAKYSFAGRRFGFAVILGAVMVPTTALVIPTFVLFAEAGLTNTIWAVILPTLLNPFGVYLMCVYARDAVPDELLDAARVDGAGEFRTFATVALPLLRPAMVTVLLLSVVASWNNYFLPLVMLSDNRLFPVTVGIGLWQSTASSYGAAGGQTLWSIIILGSLVSVIPLIIAFLTLQRYWRGGLAIGSLK; encoded by the coding sequence ATGAGCGTCACACCGGTCGAGCGTCCGAAGACGCGGCGCGCTTCGGGCAAGCTCGTCGAACGGCGATCCGATCCCCGACGCGTCGGCGGTCGCATCCCGCTCAACATCGTCCTCGCCCTCCTGATGATCTACTTCCTCATCCCGTTCTGGTGGCTGATCGTCAACAGTTCGAAGGATGCCGCGAGCCTGTTCGGCGGCGGAAGTGCGCTGTGGTTCGGCGACAACATCGACTACGTCCAGAACTTCACCGATCTGTTCACATACAGCGGCGGCATCTACGCCCGCTGGCTCGGCAACTCCGCCCTTTACGCCCTGGCGGGCGGCATCGGGGCGACGGTGCTCGCGGTGCTCGCCGGGTACGGCTTCGCGAAGTACAGTTTCGCGGGGCGCCGATTCGGCTTCGCCGTCATCCTGGGCGCGGTCATGGTGCCCACGACCGCGCTGGTCATCCCCACCTTCGTCCTGTTCGCCGAAGCCGGACTCACGAACACGATCTGGGCGGTGATCCTTCCGACCCTGCTGAACCCGTTCGGTGTGTATCTGATGTGCGTGTACGCGCGGGATGCCGTGCCCGACGAGCTGCTCGACGCCGCGCGCGTGGACGGCGCGGGGGAGTTCCGTACGTTCGCGACGGTCGCCCTGCCGCTGCTGCGGCCGGCGATGGTGACGGTGCTGCTGCTGTCGGTGGTCGCGTCGTGGAACAACTACTTCCTGCCGCTGGTCATGCTCTCGGATAACCGGCTGTTCCCCGTGACGGTCGGGATCGGTCTGTGGCAGTCCACGGCCTCGTCCTACGGCGCGGCCGGGGGCCAGACCCTGTGGAGCATCATCATCCTCGGCTCGCTCGTCTCGGTGATCCCGCTGATCATCGCGTTCCTGACCCTGCAGCGGTACTGGCGGGGCGGGCTCGCGATCGGAAGCCTCAAGTGA
- a CDS encoding MerR family transcriptional regulator, with amino-acid sequence MRISELAATTDVAVPTIKYYLREGLLPEGVRTAATQADYGPRHVERLRVVRALVAAGVSVAEIRKVVAALDDPPAGPYDLLGIAHAAVTPGVPAGIDTSRAEELYERLGGRPGTCEPGLLGGLATALATLERAGFTVPSDVLDAYVTSARRIADAEIAGIPDDSIESAVRYVVLGTVLTEPLLLALRRAAQQIVSSERYGR; translated from the coding sequence ATGCGGATCTCTGAACTCGCAGCCACGACGGATGTCGCCGTGCCGACCATCAAGTACTACCTGCGCGAGGGGCTGCTCCCCGAAGGGGTGCGCACGGCGGCCACGCAGGCGGACTATGGACCGCGACACGTCGAGCGGCTCCGGGTCGTGCGGGCACTCGTGGCCGCAGGCGTGAGTGTGGCGGAGATCCGGAAAGTCGTCGCGGCGCTCGATGACCCGCCCGCTGGCCCCTACGATCTGCTCGGCATCGCACATGCCGCCGTGACCCCCGGTGTGCCCGCTGGCATCGACACATCCCGCGCTGAGGAGCTCTACGAGCGCCTGGGCGGGAGGCCCGGCACGTGCGAGCCCGGCCTTCTCGGCGGGCTCGCCACGGCGCTCGCGACCCTGGAGCGCGCGGGTTTCACCGTGCCATCCGATGTCCTCGACGCCTATGTCACCTCGGCGCGCCGGATCGCGGATGCGGAGATCGCGGGGATCCCGGACGATTCGATCGAGAGCGCGGTGCGGTACGTCGTGCTCGGGACCGTCCTGACCGAACCGCTGCTGCTGGCCCTGCGTCGGGCCGCCCAGCAGATCGTGTCGAGCGAGCGATACGGCCGCTGA
- a CDS encoding alpha/beta hydrolase produces MGARTSVLHRWDDGRGPVARRRPLAALGIAAALVLGTVPLTAQADEVDLTPGPTVYADPNSPTGYTGRFVYYNPDASSVRFVADIQLRNWADTSDPTVYQPEEYFPGLMRGGGGYDVEMTDAGDGYWVTDVPLAAGANQYWFYVDNNTNLWVADPANSPIFAPDGLTGEARRAFNKVFVPYDAEKQDFEPLAARQIELPREDSQKGSWSYVPFEVSGTTRTMGVYLPPGYDPDRAEPYKTIYMQHGGGQDQSDWMNMGNVPVIMDNLIQDGDTEPAVVVTTNTNYLGAPAEGYPNLRDVVLPFVEANYNVSGDVIDRAFAGLSAGSIVTQNLINYDPTLFGYYGPWSGGARLNTTTPNLAAPYILFGGGQWDFGLPNAGAVAAFDDVAFVENEVVAGAHDFNAWNQLFTIFARDYVWQPESFLEDEFSQLIDGVAASSLNRGNKNALTVKLEKGWRDLQEGDTASALRYVERFDDQLTRFASNGQLPQAEADAMNVVADQVVFNLGYWQR; encoded by the coding sequence ATGGGAGCTCGCACCTCAGTGCTGCATCGATGGGACGACGGACGCGGTCCCGTCGCGCGAAGAAGGCCCCTGGCCGCTTTGGGGATCGCCGCCGCGCTGGTACTCGGCACCGTCCCGCTGACCGCGCAGGCGGACGAGGTGGATCTGACGCCCGGGCCGACCGTGTACGCCGATCCGAACTCGCCGACGGGCTACACCGGGCGCTTCGTCTACTACAACCCCGACGCAAGCAGCGTGCGGTTCGTCGCCGACATCCAGCTGCGCAACTGGGCGGACACGTCGGATCCGACCGTCTACCAGCCCGAGGAGTACTTCCCGGGGCTCATGCGCGGCGGAGGCGGGTACGACGTCGAGATGACCGATGCCGGCGACGGGTACTGGGTGACCGACGTGCCGCTCGCGGCGGGAGCCAACCAGTACTGGTTCTACGTCGACAACAACACGAACCTCTGGGTCGCAGACCCGGCGAACAGTCCGATCTTCGCTCCCGACGGGCTGACCGGCGAGGCGCGGCGGGCGTTCAACAAGGTGTTCGTGCCGTACGACGCCGAGAAGCAGGATTTCGAACCGCTCGCGGCGCGCCAGATCGAGCTGCCCCGCGAGGACTCGCAGAAGGGATCCTGGAGCTACGTTCCGTTCGAGGTGAGCGGAACCACGCGCACGATGGGCGTGTACCTCCCGCCGGGTTACGACCCCGACCGCGCCGAGCCCTACAAGACGATCTACATGCAGCACGGCGGCGGGCAGGACCAGTCGGACTGGATGAACATGGGGAACGTCCCGGTCATCATGGACAACCTCATTCAGGATGGCGACACCGAGCCGGCCGTGGTCGTGACGACGAACACGAACTACCTCGGCGCGCCCGCGGAGGGCTATCCGAACCTGCGTGACGTCGTCCTGCCGTTCGTCGAGGCCAACTACAACGTCTCGGGCGATGTGATCGACCGTGCTTTCGCAGGGCTCTCTGCGGGCAGCATCGTCACCCAGAACCTCATCAATTACGACCCCACGCTCTTCGGCTACTACGGTCCGTGGAGCGGCGGCGCCCGGCTGAACACGACCACGCCGAACCTCGCGGCGCCCTACATCCTCTTCGGTGGAGGACAGTGGGACTTCGGTCTCCCCAATGCCGGGGCGGTGGCCGCCTTCGACGACGTCGCCTTCGTCGAGAACGAGGTCGTGGCAGGCGCACACGATTTCAACGCGTGGAACCAGCTGTTCACGATCTTCGCGCGTGACTACGTGTGGCAGCCCGAGTCCTTCCTCGAGGACGAGTTCAGCCAGCTGATCGACGGCGTCGCGGCGTCCTCGCTCAACCGCGGAAACAAGAACGCCCTCACGGTGAAGCTCGAGAAGGGGTGGCGCGACCTTCAGGAGGGCGACACCGCCAGTGCGCTGCGATACGTCGAACGATTCGACGATCAGCTCACGCGATTCGCGTCCAACGGCCAGCTCCCCCAGGCCGAGGCGGATGCGATGAATGTGGTCGCGGACCAGGTCGTGTTCAACCTGGGGTACTGGCAGCGATAG
- a CDS encoding alpha-N-arabinofuranosidase, translating into MIRAHLTIDPHFTVGPVNRRLFGSFVEHLGRCVYDGIYEPGHPSADEEGFRTDVIDLVRELGVSTIRYPGGNFVSGYRWEDGVGPRAERPRRLDLAWHSTETNEIGLDEFASWMKKVDGELMYAVNLGTRGVLEALDVLEYANHRSGTRLSDERAANGHPEPHDIRMWCLGNEMDGPWQLGYSTAENYAQLAATTARAMRQVDPDLELVVCGSSGAGMPTFGEWERVVLEHTYDNVDYISCHAYYEPEGDDVASFLASGVDMDRFIEAVVATADHVKAIQRSEKTINISFDEWNVWYQSRYNEVDKITDVADWPVAPRLLEDRYTVLDAVVFGSLMISLIRHADRVTSASLAQLVNVIAPIMTEPGGPAWRQTTFYPFSLTSQLARGVALELKLDSPTYETAKFGEVPIVDAVATIDPDRGAITVFAVNRSLTDEVTLDLDSTALGGAVSSATATSIFDDDIHAANTREQPDRVTPKTNSSVKVADGAISVTLPPCSWTVLTAE; encoded by the coding sequence ATGATCCGCGCACACCTCACCATCGACCCTCACTTCACCGTCGGCCCCGTCAATCGACGACTGTTCGGCTCTTTCGTCGAGCACCTCGGGCGGTGCGTCTACGACGGCATCTACGAGCCGGGTCATCCCTCGGCTGATGAGGAGGGTTTCCGCACCGACGTCATCGACCTGGTGCGAGAGCTCGGCGTGTCCACGATCCGCTACCCGGGGGGCAACTTCGTCTCGGGATACCGGTGGGAGGACGGTGTCGGCCCCCGCGCGGAGCGGCCCCGCCGTCTGGACCTGGCGTGGCACTCGACCGAGACGAACGAGATCGGTCTCGATGAGTTCGCATCGTGGATGAAGAAGGTCGACGGCGAGCTGATGTACGCGGTGAACCTCGGCACCCGCGGGGTGCTGGAGGCTCTCGACGTGCTCGAGTACGCCAACCACCGCTCCGGTACCCGGCTCTCCGACGAGCGCGCCGCCAACGGGCATCCCGAACCCCACGACATCCGCATGTGGTGTCTCGGGAACGAGATGGACGGTCCGTGGCAGCTCGGCTACAGCACGGCGGAGAACTACGCGCAGCTCGCGGCGACGACCGCGCGCGCGATGCGTCAGGTCGACCCCGACCTCGAGCTCGTGGTCTGCGGCAGCTCGGGTGCTGGGATGCCGACGTTCGGCGAGTGGGAGCGCGTGGTCCTGGAGCACACGTACGACAATGTCGACTACATCTCCTGCCACGCGTACTACGAGCCCGAGGGGGACGACGTGGCGAGCTTCCTGGCGTCGGGCGTCGACATGGACCGCTTCATCGAGGCGGTCGTCGCCACCGCCGACCACGTCAAAGCGATCCAGCGCAGCGAGAAGACGATCAACATCTCCTTCGACGAGTGGAACGTCTGGTATCAGTCGCGCTACAACGAGGTCGACAAGATCACGGATGTCGCGGACTGGCCGGTCGCACCGAGACTGCTCGAAGACCGGTACACCGTGCTCGACGCCGTCGTCTTCGGAAGTCTCATGATCTCGCTCATCCGGCACGCCGACCGGGTGACGTCGGCCAGTCTCGCTCAGCTGGTGAACGTCATCGCGCCGATCATGACCGAACCCGGCGGTCCGGCATGGCGGCAGACGACGTTCTATCCTTTCTCGCTGACCTCGCAGCTCGCGCGCGGCGTCGCCCTCGAGCTCAAGCTCGACAGCCCGACCTACGAGACGGCGAAGTTCGGCGAGGTGCCGATCGTCGACGCCGTCGCGACGATCGATCCTGACAGGGGCGCGATCACGGTGTTCGCCGTCAACCGCAGTCTGACGGACGAGGTCACTCTCGACCTCGATTCCACGGCGCTCGGAGGTGCCGTGTCATCCGCGACGGCGACATCGATCTTCGACGACGACATCCACGCTGCGAACACGCGCGAGCAGCCCGACCGGGTGACGCCGAAGACCAACTCCTCGGTGAAGGTCGCCGACGGCGCCATCTCCGTCACTCTGCCGCCCTGCTCCTGGACGGTCCTCACGGCTGAGTGA
- a CDS encoding DUF4188 domain-containing protein — MSRITAGRMTHQHDGELVVFHIGMQINRWWRFDQWLPVFFAMPRMLREQMTEADSGMLGSQLLLGAGGPYVVQYWSSIEKLYAYASSMDHLHRPAWTAFNQRARKAPAAVGIWHETFLVERAESMYVSTKPMGLAAATAHVPVAGRHDGARARFADGRTPSDRR; from the coding sequence ATGAGCAGGATCACCGCAGGTCGGATGACGCATCAGCACGACGGGGAGCTCGTGGTCTTCCACATCGGGATGCAGATCAACCGGTGGTGGCGATTCGATCAGTGGCTGCCGGTCTTCTTCGCCATGCCGCGAATGCTCCGCGAGCAGATGACCGAGGCCGATTCCGGCATGCTCGGCTCGCAGCTGCTCCTCGGGGCAGGAGGGCCGTACGTCGTGCAGTACTGGTCGTCGATCGAGAAGCTCTACGCGTATGCGTCGTCGATGGACCACCTGCATCGACCGGCGTGGACGGCCTTCAACCAGCGCGCCCGGAAAGCACCGGCGGCCGTCGGCATCTGGCACGAGACGTTCCTCGTCGAACGCGCAGAGAGCATGTACGTCTCGACGAAGCCGATGGGCCTGGCCGCCGCCACCGCACATGTGCCGGTTGCCGGCCGTCACGACGGGGCTCGCGCGCGCTTCGCCGACGGGCGCACACCCTCCGACCGGCGCTGA
- a CDS encoding asparagine synthase: protein MGKTAEAIGEGVSIAAAAARLTVRNRILVETIANGEMFHYEPFERFARTTLLALADEQDDAADLARRQRKKAWGKFSDPDGTHDYRDRDTRNLRRRRRQYEGVAKRLREMADDPEAVRDLVEKARDAAWGDVESNLQRRLRVEAMRPDLDPDYDTMRGARMQALRLVDLPRLSAHRRARQREDDQR from the coding sequence ATGGGCAAGACCGCCGAAGCCATCGGCGAGGGGGTCTCGATCGCCGCCGCTGCCGCCCGCCTCACGGTGCGCAATCGCATCCTCGTCGAGACGATCGCCAATGGCGAGATGTTCCACTACGAGCCGTTCGAGCGGTTCGCCCGGACGACGCTGCTCGCGCTCGCCGATGAGCAGGACGACGCCGCCGATCTCGCCCGACGCCAGCGCAAGAAGGCGTGGGGGAAGTTCTCCGACCCCGACGGCACGCACGACTACCGCGACCGCGACACGCGCAACCTCCGCCGCCGCCGCCGGCAGTACGAGGGGGTCGCGAAGCGTCTGCGCGAGATGGCAGACGATCCCGAGGCGGTGCGCGACCTCGTCGAGAAAGCCCGGGATGCCGCGTGGGGCGACGTCGAATCGAACCTGCAGCGCCGACTGCGGGTCGAGGCGATGCGCCCCGACCTCGATCCCGATTACGACACCATGCGGGGAGCGCGGATGCAGGCGCTCCGCCTCGTGGATCTCCCGCGCCTGTCGGCGCATCGGCGAGCGCGGCAGCGGGAGGACGACCAGCGCTGA
- a CDS encoding LacI family DNA-binding transcriptional regulator: protein MGPTMHDVARVAGVSIKTVSNVINDYPHVRPGTRDRVNDAIQQLDYRPNLSARGLRSGRTGVIGLAVPSLRENYFAELADAVIRAAEKRGLGVMVEQTGGQRDAETRAVSSSRPRFLDGLLFSPVSLGQEDVSLLAVDSPLVLLGERIFNGPTDHVTMHNMSSAQAATEHLIEIGRRRIALIGADPRHGDDEANSANLRLRGYRRALERAGIPFDQDLVRPAVMSDWNRAGGAAATHLLVKEGVDFDAVFALTDTLGLGVLRALGEEGLRVPEDVAVIGFDNIDESTYSIPSMSTIDTGRDEIAAIAVDRLIERIKEKGERRPPETYKPDFRVVRRESTGFASIDLG, encoded by the coding sequence GTGGGACCCACGATGCACGATGTCGCGCGAGTCGCCGGAGTGTCCATCAAGACCGTGTCGAACGTCATCAACGACTACCCGCACGTGCGACCAGGCACTCGGGACCGCGTGAACGACGCCATCCAGCAGCTCGACTATCGCCCCAACCTCTCCGCCCGGGGCCTGCGTTCGGGGCGCACCGGCGTCATCGGACTGGCAGTTCCATCCCTGCGCGAGAACTACTTCGCGGAGCTCGCAGACGCGGTGATCCGCGCGGCGGAGAAGCGCGGCCTCGGTGTCATGGTCGAGCAGACCGGTGGACAGCGTGATGCCGAGACGCGCGCCGTGTCCAGTAGTCGGCCACGATTCCTCGACGGCTTGCTGTTCAGCCCGGTGAGCCTCGGACAGGAGGATGTCTCGCTCCTGGCCGTCGACAGCCCCCTCGTCCTTCTCGGAGAGCGGATCTTCAACGGACCCACCGATCACGTCACGATGCACAACATGTCCTCGGCGCAGGCGGCGACGGAGCATCTCATCGAGATCGGCAGACGCCGCATCGCCCTCATCGGCGCCGACCCGCGCCACGGCGACGATGAGGCGAACTCGGCCAACCTCCGGCTCCGTGGGTACCGGCGCGCGCTGGAGCGAGCCGGTATACCGTTCGACCAGGATCTCGTCCGCCCCGCGGTGATGTCCGACTGGAACCGAGCCGGTGGCGCTGCCGCCACGCACCTCCTCGTCAAGGAGGGCGTTGACTTCGACGCCGTGTTCGCCCTCACGGACACTCTGGGGTTGGGCGTGCTCCGCGCTCTGGGAGAGGAAGGGCTCCGAGTGCCTGAAGACGTCGCCGTCATCGGATTCGACAACATCGACGAGAGCACGTACTCGATCCCCTCCATGTCGACCATCGATACCGGCCGCGACGAGATCGCCGCGATCGCCGTGGACCGGCTGATCGAGCGCATCAAGGAGAAGGGCGAGCGTCGTCCGCCCGAGACCTACAAGCCCGATTTCCGTGTCGTGCGGCGCGAGTCCACGGGCTTCGCGAGCATCGACCTCGGCTGA
- a CDS encoding ABC transporter substrate-binding protein has product MKTKPVLAAMATIALATGLAACSNGGDGGGDGGGGGDAGGGASNCENTIPKPDLPVVTLWAWYPNMEDVADNFNEANDEVQVCWTNVGAGGPAYERLQTAVSAGSGAADVVMVESDRIPSFQVQGAFVDLRDLGYEEVQDNFSEGAWQDVSVGDGIYGAPIDGGPMGMIYRTDIFEEYGVTPPTTWEEFEAAARTVRDAGGPYFADFAANQPAFVTALMYQTGAEPFTYTPENEGEISINLDDPGIKEMLDYWANLVSEDLVGTQDQFTPEYISGVIGGDYATYLSAAWAPGYLQGAGVGEGADAGVWATAPMPQWDPADPIAINWGGSAFAVTSQASDPELAAQVAFGVYADQASLDQGWQEQIIFPLNVDVLDSPEFLDYEVPFFNGQQANKDVYVPAANAYTGMVYTPIGQYYYSALTEQLARINDGSATGSEAADALQADLVAYAEEQGFTVVD; this is encoded by the coding sequence GTGAAGACGAAGCCAGTCCTTGCTGCCATGGCAACGATCGCGCTCGCCACCGGCCTCGCCGCCTGCTCGAACGGAGGCGATGGCGGAGGCGACGGCGGCGGCGGAGGAGACGCCGGAGGCGGCGCCAGCAACTGCGAGAACACCATCCCCAAGCCCGACCTCCCCGTGGTCACGCTGTGGGCGTGGTACCCCAACATGGAAGACGTCGCCGACAACTTCAACGAGGCCAACGACGAGGTCCAGGTCTGCTGGACCAACGTCGGTGCCGGCGGTCCCGCCTACGAGCGGCTTCAGACCGCTGTCTCCGCCGGCAGTGGCGCCGCAGACGTCGTGATGGTCGAGTCCGACCGCATCCCGAGCTTCCAGGTGCAGGGCGCCTTCGTCGACCTGCGGGACCTCGGCTACGAGGAGGTTCAGGACAACTTCAGTGAAGGCGCGTGGCAGGACGTCTCCGTCGGCGACGGCATCTACGGCGCTCCGATCGACGGTGGCCCCATGGGCATGATCTACCGCACCGACATCTTCGAGGAGTACGGCGTCACTCCGCCCACCACGTGGGAGGAGTTCGAGGCGGCCGCGCGTACGGTGCGTGACGCCGGTGGACCGTACTTCGCCGATTTCGCGGCGAACCAGCCCGCCTTCGTCACGGCGCTGATGTACCAGACGGGAGCCGAGCCCTTCACCTACACCCCCGAGAACGAGGGCGAGATCTCGATCAACCTCGACGACCCGGGTATCAAGGAGATGCTCGACTACTGGGCGAACCTCGTCTCGGAGGACCTGGTGGGCACGCAGGACCAGTTCACTCCGGAGTACATCTCCGGCGTGATCGGCGGAGACTACGCCACCTACCTGTCGGCCGCATGGGCTCCCGGCTACCTGCAGGGCGCGGGCGTCGGTGAGGGCGCGGACGCCGGTGTCTGGGCGACCGCTCCGATGCCGCAGTGGGATCCCGCCGACCCCATCGCGATCAACTGGGGCGGTTCCGCATTCGCGGTGACCAGCCAGGCCAGCGACCCCGAACTCGCCGCCCAGGTGGCCTTCGGTGTCTACGCCGATCAGGCGTCGCTCGACCAGGGCTGGCAGGAGCAGATCATCTTCCCCCTGAACGTCGACGTGCTCGACTCGCCGGAGTTCCTGGACTACGAGGTGCCCTTCTTCAACGGTCAGCAGGCCAACAAGGATGTGTACGTCCCGGCTGCGAACGCCTACACCGGCATGGTCTACACGCCGATCGGGCAGTACTACTACTCCGCGTTGACCGAGCAGCTCGCGAGGATCAACGACGGATCCGCGACCGGCTCCGAGGCGGCCGACGCCCTCCAGGCCGACCTCGTGGCCTACGCCGAAGAGCAGGGATTCACCGTCGTCGATTGA
- a CDS encoding DUF4383 domain-containing protein, whose translation MASSPNRLVATIFGVVYLLVGLLGFFVTGGVDFIATDGNLLLGIFEVNPLHNVAHLLIGAALLIGGLASVRAAKAVNVVVGAAYLLLGIVGFFLVDTPANILALNTPDHFLHLASAIILLGVGLAADRGVRSTTAARTV comes from the coding sequence TTGGCGTCTTCGCCCAACCGCCTCGTCGCGACGATCTTTGGCGTCGTCTACCTTCTCGTCGGCCTGCTCGGATTCTTCGTGACGGGCGGGGTGGACTTCATCGCCACGGACGGCAACCTTCTCCTCGGCATCTTCGAGGTCAATCCGCTGCACAACGTCGCGCACCTGCTGATCGGCGCAGCGCTGCTCATCGGAGGCCTGGCCTCGGTGCGCGCCGCCAAGGCCGTCAACGTCGTCGTGGGCGCGGCGTACCTGCTGCTCGGTATCGTCGGGTTCTTCCTCGTCGACACGCCGGCCAACATCCTGGCGCTGAACACCCCCGACCACTTCCTCCACCTGGCCAGTGCGATCATCCTTCTCGGCGTGGGCCTCGCCGCCGACCGGGGCGTGCGGTCTACGACCGCCGCTCGCACCGTCTGA
- a CDS encoding carbohydrate ABC transporter permease — protein MTVTLATPDRESVTHNKKGRRRSAAARQNLMGWLFVGPFAVVFLALLVLPIGFAFYLSMFQSSLIGGERFVLFDNYIKAFTDPSFLSGSWFVISFSLVLIPLQMAVSLAVALMLDIMTTRFARFSRLMIFMPYAIPTVIGALMWGFLYSSNFGPLAEIFGIFGASAPNFLSSNLIFYGLLNIVTWQWAGYYMIILYAALQGIDPTLYEAARIDGASQWQIVLRIKIPLIAPALLLILVFALIGTLQFFNEPKILQQLAAGAIPNDFTPNMYAYQQAFSLANDNYGSAISFALGAVVFICVYIFLFATRKRGSFIS, from the coding sequence ATGACCGTCACTCTCGCAACACCGGATCGCGAAAGCGTCACGCACAACAAGAAGGGACGCCGCCGCTCGGCCGCCGCACGACAGAACCTCATGGGGTGGCTCTTCGTCGGGCCGTTCGCCGTGGTCTTCCTCGCGCTGCTCGTTCTCCCGATCGGGTTCGCGTTCTACCTGAGCATGTTCCAGTCCTCGCTGATCGGCGGGGAGCGGTTCGTCCTCTTCGACAATTACATCAAGGCCTTCACCGACCCGTCCTTCCTCAGCGGATCGTGGTTCGTCATCAGCTTCTCGCTGGTGCTGATCCCGCTGCAGATGGCGGTCTCGCTGGCGGTGGCGTTGATGCTCGACATCATGACGACGCGGTTCGCCCGCTTCTCGCGTCTGATGATCTTCATGCCCTACGCCATCCCCACCGTGATCGGTGCGCTGATGTGGGGGTTCCTCTACAGCAGCAACTTCGGTCCGCTCGCGGAGATCTTCGGAATTTTCGGTGCGTCGGCCCCGAACTTCCTCAGCAGCAACCTGATCTTCTACGGCCTGCTCAACATCGTGACCTGGCAGTGGGCCGGCTACTACATGATCATCCTCTACGCGGCGCTGCAGGGGATCGACCCGACGCTGTACGAGGCTGCCCGTATCGACGGGGCGTCCCAGTGGCAGATCGTCCTGCGCATCAAGATCCCCCTCATCGCGCCGGCGCTCCTGCTCATCCTGGTCTTCGCCCTCATCGGCACGCTGCAGTTCTTCAATGAGCCGAAGATCCTGCAGCAGTTGGCGGCCGGAGCCATCCCCAATGACTTCACGCCGAACATGTACGCATACCAGCAGGCCTTCTCCCTGGCCAACGACAATTACGGCTCCGCGATCTCGTTCGCGCTGGGCGCCGTGGTCTTCATCTGCGTCTACATCTTCCTGTTCGCGACCCGCAAGCGAGGGAGCTTCATCTCATGA
- a CDS encoding aldose 1-epimerase family protein: MASHSVSGTQHSLRAGDYEACIASVGATLRCLTFRGRDLVVPFGADEVRPSYRGATLAPWPNRVVDGIYTFRGVQRRVALTEPARGHALHGLGSWLDFEAIDKGPSHVTLAATIVAQTGYPWELGVETTFQLSAEGLAQTVRVRNHSDETAPWGTGPHPYLVAGPGLVDEWTLELPADDVLTVTDDRLIPVSLEHVETAGAERFDFRRARRIGQVELDHAYTGFTRDEDGFATVRVTSEDGTGVAMTWNTACAWAQIHTADKPDKAVSRLGLAVEPMTCAPDAFNAGRYDFDAGLIELAPGASSEASWRISAIV; the protein is encoded by the coding sequence ATGGCATCGCACTCCGTCTCGGGCACGCAGCATTCTCTTCGCGCGGGGGACTACGAGGCGTGCATCGCCAGCGTCGGCGCGACACTGCGGTGTCTCACCTTCCGGGGCCGTGACCTCGTCGTCCCCTTCGGCGCCGACGAGGTGCGTCCCTCCTACCGCGGAGCCACCCTCGCGCCGTGGCCCAATCGCGTCGTCGACGGGATCTACACCTTCCGCGGTGTCCAGCGCCGCGTCGCGCTGACCGAGCCCGCGCGGGGGCACGCGCTGCACGGCCTGGGGTCGTGGCTCGACTTCGAAGCGATCGACAAAGGCCCGAGCCACGTCACGCTCGCGGCGACGATCGTCGCGCAGACCGGCTACCCCTGGGAGCTCGGCGTGGAGACGACCTTCCAGCTCTCAGCCGAAGGCCTCGCCCAGACCGTGCGGGTGCGCAACCACAGCGATGAGACCGCGCCGTGGGGGACGGGGCCCCACCCCTACCTCGTCGCGGGTCCCGGTCTCGTCGATGAGTGGACGCTCGAGCTCCCGGCCGATGACGTCCTCACCGTCACCGACGACCGGCTGATCCCCGTCTCGCTCGAACATGTCGAGACCGCCGGCGCCGAGCGGTTCGACTTCCGTCGCGCTCGGCGAATCGGCCAGGTCGAGCTCGACCACGCGTACACCGGCTTCACGCGCGATGAGGATGGCTTCGCCACCGTGCGCGTGACATCTGAGGACGGCACCGGCGTCGCCATGACGTGGAACACCGCCTGTGCGTGGGCCCAGATCCACACGGCCGACAAGCCCGACAAGGCCGTCTCCCGCCTCGGTCTCGCGGTCGAGCCGATGACATGCGCCCCCGACGCGTTCAACGCCGGCCGCTACGACTTCGACGCCGGTCTCATCGAGCTCGCGCCCGGTGCGTCCTCCGAGGCCTCCTGGCGGATCTCCGCCATCGTCTGA